One window from the genome of Cryobacterium sp. GrIS_2_6 encodes:
- a CDS encoding LysR family transcriptional regulator, with the protein MELRQLEHFVIVAEERHFTRAAEILQISQSGLSASVRALESELGTSLFIRSTRSVELSVAGQAFLVEALRTLASATAAQNAVAAVRGLMLGSLTVGAEPCLGSVDLPGELARFRMTHPGVDVRLRHAGSLELIEGVANGRTDVALVVSVGDQTPGIRLSPLSTQRLIVLCHPDHAFAARGSVDLASLHAESLVGFPAGWGAHVLARRGFAAAGFDYRAALEVNDVHPMLDLVGYNLGVAIVPESFAAKRPDLLRAIQIEDPMPPWTAAVAVADEPSPAATAFLTQLAGISPAAPVPQA; encoded by the coding sequence ATGGAACTCCGCCAGCTCGAACATTTCGTGATCGTCGCCGAGGAACGCCACTTCACCCGGGCCGCCGAGATCCTGCAGATCTCACAATCCGGTCTGTCGGCTTCCGTTCGGGCGCTCGAAAGCGAGCTCGGGACGTCACTCTTCATCCGCAGCACCCGCAGCGTCGAACTCTCGGTCGCCGGGCAGGCTTTTCTGGTCGAGGCGTTGCGCACGCTCGCGAGCGCCACCGCGGCCCAGAACGCCGTTGCGGCCGTGCGCGGCCTCATGCTGGGGAGCCTGACCGTCGGCGCCGAGCCGTGCCTGGGCTCGGTGGACCTTCCGGGAGAGCTCGCCCGCTTCCGCATGACGCATCCAGGGGTCGACGTACGTCTCAGGCACGCCGGATCGCTCGAGCTCATCGAGGGCGTCGCGAACGGCCGCACGGACGTCGCCCTTGTCGTTTCGGTCGGCGACCAGACTCCCGGCATCCGACTCAGTCCGCTCAGCACCCAGCGGCTCATCGTGCTCTGCCATCCCGATCACGCGTTCGCGGCAAGAGGCTCCGTCGACCTCGCATCCCTGCATGCCGAGTCACTCGTCGGGTTCCCCGCAGGCTGGGGCGCACACGTCCTCGCCCGCCGCGGTTTCGCCGCTGCCGGGTTCGATTACCGGGCTGCGCTCGAGGTCAACGACGTGCATCCGATGCTCGACCTCGTCGGTTACAACCTCGGTGTCGCGATCGTGCCGGAGAGTTTCGCAGCGAAGCGCCCTGACCTCCTGCGAGCCATTCAGATCGAGGATCCGATGCCGCCCTGGACGGCCGCGGTCGCCGTGGCGGACGAGCCCAGCCCGGCCGCCACGGCGTTCCTCACCCAGCTCGCGGGGATCAGCCCAGCAGCGCCAGTTCCTCAGGCGTGA
- a CDS encoding dihydrofolate reductase, giving the protein MPSDPARHAPVVALVWAQAHDGIIGSAGSIPWHLPEDLAHFKAVTDAATVVMGRRTWDSLPERFRPLPGRRNIVVTRDAAWAAAGAERAGSVDEALAGDASATDPATTIWVIGGGEVYREALARASRLEVTELDLAVPGDTRAPAVDGEWTRAHASEWTVSRTGIRYRFVGYERPVQRN; this is encoded by the coding sequence TTGCCGTCTGATCCCGCCCGTCACGCTCCCGTGGTCGCACTGGTCTGGGCGCAGGCGCACGACGGGATCATCGGCAGCGCCGGGTCGATACCCTGGCACCTTCCCGAAGACCTCGCGCATTTCAAGGCCGTGACGGATGCCGCGACGGTCGTGATGGGTCGTCGCACGTGGGATTCCCTCCCGGAACGATTCCGGCCGCTCCCCGGTCGACGGAATATCGTCGTCACCAGGGACGCCGCCTGGGCCGCTGCCGGAGCCGAACGCGCCGGATCCGTGGACGAGGCCCTCGCCGGGGACGCCTCAGCCACAGATCCGGCCACGACGATCTGGGTGATCGGCGGAGGCGAGGTCTACCGCGAGGCCCTGGCCCGCGCGTCACGACTCGAGGTCACCGAGCTGGACCTCGCCGTGCCCGGCGACACGAGGGCCCCCGCTGTTGACGGGGAGTGGACGCGTGCCCACGCTTCTGAATGGACGGTCTCGAGGACCGGCATCCGCTATCGCTTCGTCGGGTACGAGCGGCCGGTTCAGCGGAACTGA
- a CDS encoding thymidylate synthase, giving the protein MPTSLATPYEDLLRHTLATGTAKADRTGTGTTSIFGAQLRFDLREGFPLITTKRVHFKSIAYELLWFLRGESNVGWLREHGVSIWDEWASETGELGPVYGVQWRSWPTPDGGHIDQIAQVIETLKTDPDSRRMIVSAWNVADIPSMALAPCHALFQFYVADGRLSCQLYQRSADLFLGVPFNIASYALLTHLVAAQAGLEVGDFIWTGGDCHIYDNHRDQVTEQLTRAPYPLPTLRITGERASIFDYRYEDLEVVGYQHHPAIKAPVAV; this is encoded by the coding sequence ATGCCAACCTCACTCGCGACCCCGTATGAAGACCTGCTTCGCCACACCCTGGCGACGGGCACCGCCAAAGCCGACCGGACCGGGACCGGAACCACGAGCATCTTCGGCGCCCAGCTCCGCTTCGACCTTCGTGAGGGCTTTCCGCTCATCACGACGAAGCGCGTGCACTTCAAGTCGATCGCCTACGAACTCCTGTGGTTCCTGCGCGGCGAGAGCAACGTCGGATGGCTCCGGGAACACGGCGTCAGCATCTGGGACGAGTGGGCATCGGAAACCGGAGAACTCGGTCCCGTCTACGGAGTGCAGTGGCGCTCCTGGCCTACCCCGGACGGTGGTCACATCGATCAGATCGCCCAGGTGATCGAGACCCTGAAGACAGACCCCGATTCGCGTCGCATGATCGTGTCGGCCTGGAACGTCGCGGACATCCCGTCGATGGCTCTCGCACCGTGCCACGCGCTCTTCCAGTTCTACGTCGCCGACGGCCGCCTGTCCTGCCAGCTGTACCAGCGCAGCGCCGACCTCTTCCTCGGCGTCCCCTTCAACATCGCGAGTTATGCGCTGCTGACCCACCTCGTCGCCGCCCAGGCCGGCCTCGAGGTCGGCGACTTCATCTGGACCGGCGGGGACTGTCACATCTACGACAACCATCGCGACCAGGTCACGGAGCAACTGACCCGTGCCCCGTATCCGCTCCCGACGCTCCGCATCACGGGCGAACGCGCGAGCATCTTCGACTACAGGTACGAGGACCTCGAGGTCGTCGGTTACCAGCACCACCCCGCGATCAAGGCACCCGTTGCCGTCTGA
- a CDS encoding AMP-binding protein, with the protein MTFPTSTSNFRAARDQLLRLWDGHARAAAEFRWPDVGASFNWAVDWFDVIAAGNDNIALWIVEEDGHELKVTFAEMSARSNQVAAWLTQQGVGKGDHVMLMLGNQVELWELMLGIMKIGAVILPTSTVLAAGDLADRVQRGEVDCVIANAGDAAKFAEIDGDFRRICVGGTVPGWAHYADAALLSTAPVPVAVGSDDPSLIYFTSGTTSKPKMVVHTQTSYPVGHLSTMYWLGLRPGDVHLAISSPGWGKHAWSSFFSPWIAEATVFVYNYGRFDPQALTAQLHRAKVTTFCAPPTVWRMLIQSDVGEKPVGLREILSAGEPLNPEVISQIQRAWGLTIRDGYGQTETTAIVGNVPGSVLKAGSMGLPLPGVAITLVDPITGGVADEGEICLDLAEPAVNLMARYHGDPVRTQAALRDGYFHTGDVATRDDNGYITFIGRTDDIFKSSDYKVSPFEVESVLLEHPAVAEAAVVPAPDDTRLNIAKAYIHLAAGWAPDSATALAVLRHARNGLPPYMRVRRIEFFELPKTSSGKIRRVELRARENDAAVQQLRLPEEWRDDQFPELKRSPKS; encoded by the coding sequence GTGACTTTTCCGACGAGTACCTCCAATTTTCGTGCCGCCCGCGATCAGCTGCTGCGCCTCTGGGACGGCCACGCCCGTGCCGCTGCGGAATTCCGCTGGCCGGATGTCGGCGCGTCATTCAACTGGGCCGTCGACTGGTTTGACGTGATCGCGGCCGGCAACGACAACATCGCCCTGTGGATCGTCGAGGAGGACGGCCACGAGCTGAAGGTCACTTTCGCGGAGATGTCCGCACGCTCCAACCAGGTCGCGGCCTGGCTCACCCAGCAGGGCGTCGGCAAGGGCGATCACGTGATGCTCATGCTCGGCAACCAGGTCGAACTCTGGGAGCTCATGCTCGGCATCATGAAGATCGGCGCCGTGATCCTCCCGACATCGACCGTGCTCGCCGCCGGCGACCTCGCCGACCGCGTGCAGCGCGGCGAGGTGGACTGCGTCATCGCGAACGCGGGTGACGCCGCCAAGTTCGCGGAGATCGACGGCGATTTCCGGCGCATCTGTGTCGGCGGCACGGTTCCCGGCTGGGCTCACTACGCCGACGCCGCCCTGCTTTCCACGGCGCCCGTTCCCGTGGCCGTCGGTTCGGACGACCCGTCGCTCATCTACTTCACCTCGGGGACCACGAGCAAGCCCAAGATGGTCGTGCACACTCAGACCTCGTACCCCGTCGGCCATCTCTCCACGATGTACTGGCTCGGCCTTCGTCCCGGCGACGTGCACCTCGCCATCAGCTCGCCGGGCTGGGGCAAGCACGCCTGGAGCAGCTTCTTCTCGCCCTGGATCGCCGAGGCCACCGTCTTCGTCTACAACTACGGCCGCTTCGACCCGCAGGCGCTCACCGCCCAGCTGCACCGCGCCAAGGTCACAACGTTCTGTGCGCCGCCGACGGTGTGGCGGATGCTGATCCAGTCCGATGTGGGCGAGAAGCCGGTCGGCCTCCGCGAGATCCTCTCAGCGGGTGAACCGCTCAACCCCGAGGTGATCAGCCAGATCCAGCGTGCCTGGGGGCTCACGATCCGCGACGGGTACGGCCAGACCGAGACGACGGCCATCGTCGGCAACGTGCCGGGGTCCGTCCTCAAGGCCGGGTCCATGGGCCTGCCCCTGCCCGGCGTCGCGATCACCCTCGTCGATCCGATCACGGGCGGCGTCGCAGACGAGGGCGAGATCTGCCTCGACCTCGCCGAGCCCGCCGTCAACCTGATGGCCCGGTATCACGGCGACCCGGTCAGGACCCAGGCCGCGCTCCGGGATGGCTACTTCCACACGGGCGACGTCGCCACCAGGGACGACAACGGCTACATCACCTTCATCGGCCGCACGGATGACATCTTCAAGTCCTCCGATTACAAGGTCTCCCCGTTCGAGGTCGAAAGTGTGCTGCTCGAACACCCCGCCGTCGCCGAGGCCGCCGTCGTCCCCGCCCCCGACGACACCCGCCTCAACATCGCTAAGGCGTACATCCACCTCGCAGCCGGCTGGGCACCCGACAGCGCGACTGCTCTCGCCGTGCTGCGTCACGCCCGCAACGGGTTGCCGCCGTACATGCGGGTCCGGCGCATCGAGTTCTTCGAACTGCCCAAGACGAGCTCAGGCAAGATCCGCAGGGTCGAGCTGCGGGCGCGCGAGAACGATGCCGCAGTGCAGCAGCTCCGGCTTCCGGAGGAATGGCGCGACGACCAGTTCCCCGAGCTCAAGCGTTCGCCGAAGAGCTGA
- a CDS encoding VOC family protein, with protein sequence MTTLNPYLSFRDSARAAMDLYESVFGGTVTRSTFAELHASEDPAEDDKIMHSVLTTNSGMVLMAADTPNSMDLTPGTAVSVSLSGDDAAELSGYFEKLSAGGTVLQPLARAPWGDSFGMLVDPFGVSWLVNISGSGSTAPE encoded by the coding sequence ATGACAACCCTCAACCCCTATCTCTCGTTCCGTGATTCGGCCAGGGCGGCCATGGACCTGTACGAGTCGGTCTTCGGCGGCACGGTCACGCGCAGTACCTTCGCGGAACTCCACGCCAGTGAGGATCCTGCGGAGGACGACAAGATCATGCACTCCGTTTTGACGACGAACAGCGGGATGGTCCTGATGGCGGCGGACACGCCGAACAGCATGGACCTGACACCGGGCACCGCTGTCTCGGTCTCGCTCAGCGGGGACGACGCGGCGGAACTGAGCGGCTACTTCGAGAAACTGTCGGCGGGCGGGACCGTGCTCCAGCCGCTTGCGAGGGCACCGTGGGGAGACAGCTTCGGGATGCTCGTGGACCCGTTCGGCGTGAGCTGGCTGGTCAATATCTCTGGATCGGGCAGCACAGCGCCCGAGTGA
- a CDS encoding FtsX-like permease family protein, with protein sequence MFYTYLRRELAGRRKQTAIVAIGMAIAIALVIIVNSVSSGVQLAQASVLESVYGVGTDLTVSQTPSAAATPGTGNGAPQRFDFGSADGAASDGTTTISRSRLTAERGTETFASTGLDSVRAVPNVSAAAATLLLSNSTFSGALPTRSQGATRPSTGQAAQSGQSAETPPTGGPDGAGGSSFSVDSFTVLGLNPADSAVGPLSAVTLTAGRSLASTDAGANVAVLDASYATTASLAVGGTVAIAGTDFSIVGLVSAATADSATAANVYIPLDVAQSLAALPGQVSNIYVQAASSTDINQVQADIKTALPAATVKTQADLASSVSGSLASASSLVSNLGLWLSLIVLAAAFLIAILFTISGVTRRTREFGTLKAIGWSNGRIVRQVGGESLVQGLIGGVVGIVVGLAGIFVINIIAPTLTAGASTAVQAVGRGAGAAGGAGGAGGAGFGPGGGGFGAATQAATQSNIVLTAPVTVSVILIAVGLAVLGGLLAGVIGGWRASRLRPAEALRSIA encoded by the coding sequence ATGTTCTACACCTACCTGCGGCGGGAACTTGCGGGCCGTCGCAAGCAGACCGCCATCGTCGCGATCGGCATGGCCATCGCCATCGCCCTGGTCATCATCGTCAACTCGGTGTCGAGCGGAGTCCAGCTCGCCCAGGCATCCGTTCTCGAATCCGTATACGGTGTCGGCACCGACCTCACCGTGAGCCAGACCCCTTCTGCCGCCGCGACGCCGGGCACCGGAAACGGCGCCCCCCAACGCTTCGATTTCGGTTCGGCGGACGGTGCCGCATCGGACGGAACCACGACGATCAGCCGCAGCAGGCTCACAGCAGAACGCGGGACGGAGACCTTCGCCTCGACCGGTCTCGACTCGGTGCGCGCGGTTCCGAACGTCAGTGCGGCTGCTGCGACGCTCCTTCTGAGCAACTCCACCTTCAGCGGCGCCCTCCCGACCCGCAGCCAGGGCGCGACCCGGCCATCGACGGGCCAGGCCGCTCAGTCCGGCCAGAGCGCTGAGACTCCGCCGACGGGCGGCCCCGACGGTGCGGGCGGCAGTTCGTTCAGCGTCGACTCCTTCACCGTGCTCGGGCTGAACCCGGCGGACTCGGCCGTCGGCCCGCTCTCCGCCGTGACGCTCACAGCCGGGCGCTCCCTCGCGAGCACGGATGCCGGTGCGAACGTCGCCGTTCTCGACGCGAGCTACGCGACGACCGCCTCCCTCGCCGTCGGTGGCACCGTCGCTATCGCGGGCACCGACTTCAGCATCGTCGGGCTGGTCTCCGCGGCGACCGCGGACAGCGCGACCGCGGCCAATGTCTACATTCCGCTCGACGTCGCCCAGTCCCTCGCGGCCCTGCCAGGCCAGGTCTCCAACATCTATGTGCAGGCAGCGTCGTCGACGGATATCAACCAGGTCCAGGCGGATATCAAGACCGCACTGCCCGCCGCGACCGTCAAGACCCAGGCGGACCTCGCGTCGAGCGTATCCGGGTCGCTCGCGAGCGCATCGAGCCTCGTCTCCAACCTCGGGTTGTGGCTCTCCCTGATCGTCCTCGCAGCGGCGTTCCTGATCGCGATCCTCTTCACCATCTCCGGGGTCACCCGGCGCACCCGTGAGTTCGGAACGCTCAAGGCGATCGGGTGGTCCAACGGCCGGATCGTGCGCCAGGTCGGCGGCGAATCGCTCGTGCAAGGCCTGATCGGCGGCGTCGTCGGGATCGTCGTCGGGCTCGCCGGGATCTTCGTGATCAACATCATCGCCCCGACCTTGACCGCAGGGGCCTCGACGGCCGTGCAGGCGGTGGGCCGCGGAGCCGGGGCCGCTGGCGGCGCGGGAGGTGCGGGAGGCGCAGGCTTCGGCCCGGGCGGTGGCGGATTCGGTGCCGCAACCCAGGCAGCCACCCAGTCCAACATCGTCCTGACGGCGCCCGTCACGGTATCCGTGATCCTGATCGCGGTCGGGCTCGCCGTTCTCGGCGGCCTGCTCGCCGGAGTGATCGGGGGTTGGCGAGCCTCCCGGCTCCGGCCGGCGGAGGCCCTGCGCAGCATCGCGTAG
- a CDS encoding glutamine amidotransferase, whose translation MKPFLLLASRPEDEAADDEYEGFLSAGGLTPADLHRVRLEAAPLPPIRLDDYSGIIVGGSPFNASDPEATKSAVQLRVERELQSLLDLVVARDFPFLGACYGIGLLTTHGGGVVDGTWPEDAGPTRVRLTEEGADDPLFGILEPDFEAFVGHKEACTVLPPGAVLLATGEDCPVQAFRVGRNVYATQFHPELTNASILTRIRIYRDNGYVKPDAWTEVIANIAAATVTQPANLMRAFVRRFGTE comes from the coding sequence GTGAAGCCCTTCCTGCTCTTGGCCAGCCGTCCGGAGGACGAAGCCGCCGACGACGAGTATGAGGGTTTCCTGAGCGCAGGCGGCCTCACCCCCGCGGACCTGCACCGGGTCAGGCTCGAGGCGGCCCCGCTGCCGCCGATCCGGCTGGACGATTACTCCGGCATCATCGTCGGTGGCAGCCCCTTCAACGCCAGCGACCCCGAGGCGACGAAGTCCGCCGTCCAGCTCCGGGTCGAACGGGAACTCCAGTCGCTCCTCGACCTCGTCGTCGCCCGTGATTTTCCCTTTCTCGGAGCCTGTTACGGCATCGGGTTGCTCACGACGCACGGCGGAGGGGTCGTCGACGGAACCTGGCCGGAGGACGCCGGCCCGACGAGAGTGCGGCTGACGGAGGAGGGCGCCGACGACCCGCTGTTCGGTATCCTCGAGCCTGACTTCGAGGCCTTCGTCGGGCACAAGGAGGCGTGCACGGTCCTCCCGCCCGGCGCCGTGCTCCTCGCCACCGGAGAGGACTGCCCGGTCCAGGCCTTCCGGGTCGGACGGAACGTCTACGCGACCCAGTTCCACCCCGAGCTCACCAACGCGAGCATCCTCACCCGCATCCGGATCTACCGCGACAACGGCTATGTCAAACCGGATGCCTGGACCGAAGTCATCGCGAACATCGCGGCGGCCACGGTGACGCAACCGGCGAACCTGATGCGTGCCTTCGTGCGGCGCTTCGGCACCGAATAA
- a CDS encoding phosphotransferase: MTGNGLGSAVPKDVSSWAAGQRWFADTGRPVALARVGGWSLPSGEPGVLIRTDCLLDAGDPRRTVYQVPVTERDVALPGGKAALIMIVTGADGRRRFVYDAPADPAYARALLLLILHHGRSGPDPDGCSVAEGETLSNGLAGGVPGTGFGAGGVEPTVVSSHVLRGEQSNTSIIYELAGPDGRVLAPVICKVFRTLHHGDNPDVTVQSALARAGSHLVPSPVGCVVGEWADSRAPGGTARGHLAFAQEFLPGVEDAWRVVLRAARRNEDFTARARSLGVATAAVHADLGDAMPTAEPTADVVGVVLDVLRARARRAIAEVPDLARYAPAIAAVFAAAADAPWPRLQRIHGDLHLGQVLLVPGRGWVLVDFEGEPLSPLEDRTRVDVPWRDVAGMLRSFSYAAGTVSREAPERTGAVSGWVQACRRAFLAGYSERSGQSLGEQRPLLDAFELDKALYEAVYEKLNRPDWLPIPLAAIDALLSPALAPETVRESG, translated from the coding sequence ATGACTGGGAATGGCCTCGGATCCGCAGTGCCCAAAGATGTGAGCTCCTGGGCCGCTGGCCAGCGCTGGTTCGCGGACACGGGTCGCCCGGTGGCCCTGGCGCGCGTGGGCGGCTGGTCGCTGCCCTCCGGTGAGCCGGGGGTGCTGATCCGCACCGACTGCCTCCTTGATGCCGGCGACCCGCGTCGGACGGTCTATCAGGTTCCCGTGACCGAGCGGGATGTGGCGCTCCCTGGCGGCAAAGCCGCCCTCATCATGATCGTGACCGGGGCAGACGGGCGGCGTCGGTTCGTCTATGACGCCCCGGCCGATCCGGCCTATGCCCGGGCACTCCTCCTGCTGATCCTGCACCATGGCAGGTCAGGCCCTGATCCCGACGGATGCTCGGTCGCGGAAGGCGAGACCCTCTCCAACGGCCTCGCCGGCGGCGTACCGGGCACCGGATTCGGCGCTGGCGGCGTCGAGCCGACGGTCGTGTCGAGTCATGTTCTCCGCGGAGAGCAGTCCAACACTTCGATCATCTACGAACTCGCGGGTCCTGACGGTCGAGTTCTCGCCCCCGTGATCTGCAAGGTCTTCCGGACGCTGCACCACGGCGACAACCCCGACGTCACGGTGCAGTCCGCGCTCGCGCGCGCCGGCTCGCACCTCGTGCCGTCCCCGGTCGGCTGCGTCGTCGGGGAATGGGCGGACTCCCGCGCCCCTGGCGGCACCGCGCGAGGCCACCTCGCTTTCGCCCAGGAGTTTCTGCCCGGCGTCGAGGACGCCTGGCGGGTGGTGCTGCGCGCGGCGAGGAGGAACGAGGACTTCACCGCGCGGGCACGGAGCCTCGGCGTTGCGACAGCGGCAGTCCACGCCGACCTCGGGGACGCGATGCCGACGGCAGAGCCGACCGCGGATGTCGTCGGCGTGGTGCTCGACGTCCTGCGCGCCCGCGCCCGGCGCGCGATCGCGGAGGTACCGGACCTCGCCAGGTATGCCCCGGCGATCGCTGCAGTGTTCGCCGCGGCGGCCGACGCGCCGTGGCCGAGGCTGCAGCGCATCCACGGCGACCTGCACCTCGGCCAGGTGCTGCTTGTTCCCGGTCGAGGCTGGGTACTCGTCGATTTCGAGGGCGAGCCGCTCAGCCCCCTCGAGGACCGGACCCGTGTCGACGTTCCGTGGCGGGATGTCGCCGGCATGCTGAGGTCGTTCTCGTACGCGGCCGGAACCGTGTCACGAGAGGCTCCGGAGCGGACCGGCGCCGTCTCCGGATGGGTGCAGGCCTGTCGGCGAGCTTTTCTGGCCGGGTACAGCGAACGATCGGGCCAGAGCCTCGGTGAACAACGCCCCCTACTGGACGCCTTCGAGCTCGACAAAGCGCTCTACGAGGCCGTCTACGAAAAACTCAATCGGCCCGACTGGCTGCCGATCCCCCTCGCGGCGATCGACGCTCTCCTGTCCCCCGCCCTCGCCCCGGAGACCGTTCGCGAAAGCGGGTGA
- a CDS encoding S-adenosylmethionine decarboxylase — MRDLAPTIYRQRLVIEAYPAEPISAPQITDYLSGLAPVLDMKGLIEPVTHRSDLYGWAGWTHWETSGAHFYAWEQPVLFYSVDIYTCKPFDPLVAVEYTTRFFGSASAEYKEF; from the coding sequence ATGCGCGACCTTGCACCAACTATTTACCGGCAGCGGCTTGTCATCGAGGCCTACCCCGCTGAACCGATCAGCGCACCGCAGATCACGGACTACCTGTCAGGGCTTGCCCCGGTGCTCGACATGAAAGGCCTGATCGAACCCGTCACGCATCGCAGCGACCTGTACGGCTGGGCCGGGTGGACTCACTGGGAAACGTCGGGGGCGCATTTCTACGCGTGGGAACAACCGGTGCTCTTCTACAGTGTCGACATCTACACCTGCAAGCCGTTCGACCCCCTCGTGGCCGTCGAATACACCACGCGTTTCTTCGGGAGTGCCAGCGCCGAATACAAGGAGTTTTAG
- a CDS encoding ABC transporter ATP-binding protein — MYQLTNVTKKYDQGKRSVTALQDVTVSIPDGQMVAIQGPTGGGKSTLLQMLGALDRPSSGSVVFETEHLGSSDLSSLGDSQLGRIRATEIGFVFQGFNLIPTLTAQENVETALAPLGGTNAARRERSAAALEAVGLGDRLGHLPAELSGGQQQRVAIARALVKDPTVLLADEPTGNLDEETRDEIMDLLEGLWRAQGLTLIVVTHDSAVARRAQRRLHIKAGRLTELA, encoded by the coding sequence ATGTACCAGCTGACGAATGTCACCAAAAAGTATGACCAGGGCAAGCGCTCGGTGACCGCGCTGCAGGACGTCACCGTGTCGATCCCCGATGGCCAGATGGTCGCGATCCAGGGACCGACCGGTGGCGGCAAGTCGACCCTCCTGCAGATGCTCGGGGCACTTGACCGGCCGAGTTCCGGATCCGTGGTGTTCGAGACGGAGCACCTCGGCAGTTCGGACCTTTCGAGCCTCGGGGACTCCCAGCTCGGTCGCATCCGCGCCACCGAGATCGGCTTCGTGTTCCAGGGCTTCAACCTGATCCCGACGCTGACCGCCCAGGAGAATGTCGAGACGGCGCTCGCGCCGCTCGGCGGGACGAACGCCGCGCGCCGGGAGCGCTCGGCGGCCGCCCTCGAGGCCGTCGGCCTCGGGGACCGCCTCGGCCACCTTCCCGCCGAACTCTCGGGCGGCCAGCAACAGCGGGTCGCGATCGCGAGAGCACTCGTCAAGGACCCGACTGTGCTCCTCGCCGACGAGCCGACCGGCAACCTCGACGAGGAGACCAGGGACGAGATCATGGATCTGCTCGAGGGGCTCTGGCGGGCGCAGGGCCTCACCCTGATCGTGGTCACGCACGACAGTGCCGTGGCCAGGCGCGCCCAGCGCCGACTGCACATCAAGGCCGGACGACTCACCGAACTCGCCTGA
- a CDS encoding TetR/AcrR family transcriptional regulator, with protein MSRVPTTVTAGETRARILAVALDLFNSRGTAAVTTNAIAAAARISPGNLYYWFGGKDEIVRELHAQRVTAYESLWEASAAGGGEGTERLDPEQVLDRLGAGTALTRQYAFLARDLFGLLHADPVLAEHYRLVRARRLVRFSEIARGWREHGEIRPLGDRELDDLVSALWILAESWFAFEELDGADAGGPSDSTADSTGGTRYLRAVLTPYLSVPVPGRG; from the coding sequence GTGAGCCGGGTCCCGACCACGGTGACGGCGGGGGAGACCAGGGCCAGGATCCTCGCCGTCGCCCTCGACCTCTTCAACTCACGCGGCACCGCCGCGGTGACCACCAACGCGATCGCCGCGGCCGCCAGAATCAGCCCGGGCAACCTGTACTACTGGTTCGGCGGCAAGGACGAGATCGTGCGCGAGTTGCATGCCCAGCGCGTGACGGCCTATGAGTCGCTCTGGGAGGCATCCGCTGCCGGAGGAGGGGAGGGGACTGAACGCCTGGACCCCGAGCAGGTGCTCGACCGCCTCGGTGCCGGCACCGCGCTGACGCGGCAATACGCGTTCCTGGCGCGCGACCTCTTCGGTCTGCTGCACGCGGACCCTGTGCTCGCCGAACACTACCGGCTCGTGCGCGCCCGGCGCCTCGTCAGGTTCAGTGAGATCGCCCGCGGCTGGCGTGAACACGGCGAGATCCGCCCGCTCGGCGATCGGGAGCTCGATGACCTCGTGAGCGCGCTCTGGATCCTGGCCGAGTCCTGGTTCGCCTTCGAGGAGCTCGACGGGGCCGACGCCGGCGGGCCTTCGGATTCCACTGCGGATTCCACCGGCGGGACGCGCTACCTGCGCGCCGTCCTCACGCCGTACCTCAGCGTCCCGGTGCCTGGGCGGGGCTAG